One Olsenella sp. oral taxon 807 DNA segment encodes these proteins:
- a CDS encoding NUDIX hydrolase: MESIRSLLAPDGRLREDVERVHPQWEGRIFSVETLDVRLPDGGRGVREIVRHHGGAGVCAVENGRICLVRQWRVALGEMTLEIPAGKLEEGEDPAVCAARELTEETGLIADGLELIAYSAGAPGFTNEATRIFRATGLRRGSSHPDEGEFVDVVWLPVPDVVEAIAQGLIKDAKTIVATLDAARRLNIT; this comes from the coding sequence GTGGAGAGCATCAGGTCTCTCCTTGCGCCCGATGGACGTCTGCGCGAGGACGTCGAGCGGGTACACCCGCAGTGGGAGGGCAGGATCTTCTCGGTCGAGACACTTGACGTGCGGCTTCCCGATGGGGGCAGGGGCGTGCGCGAGATAGTCCGCCATCACGGGGGTGCGGGCGTTTGCGCTGTCGAGAATGGAAGAATCTGCCTGGTCAGGCAGTGGCGCGTCGCGCTCGGCGAGATGACGCTCGAGATCCCTGCAGGCAAGCTTGAGGAGGGGGAGGACCCTGCCGTCTGTGCCGCGCGTGAGCTCACGGAGGAGACGGGCCTCATCGCCGATGGCCTAGAGCTCATCGCCTACTCGGCGGGCGCTCCTGGCTTCACTAACGAGGCGACGAGGATCTTCAGGGCGACAGGACTCAGAAGGGGCAGCTCCCATCCCGACGAGGGCGAGTTCGTGGACGTGGTCTGGCTACCCGTCCCAGACGTCGTGGAGGCGATAGCCCAAGGGCTCATCAAGGACGCCAAGACGATCGTGGCGACGCTCGATGCGGCAAGGAGGCTCAACATCACAT
- a CDS encoding acyl-CoA thioesterase — MTHGPFVTHHLVVSAQLNHHGTLFAGSMAQWLVEASFMCAAELLGPETVFVRLHDMDFALPVHPGETVCFESVPVLAGSSSLTIYTRALVGARRCAEGFLTFVHTDERGRPAAHGVSVSPASEQERKLRLRAEALRRRPSPLTEASPQ, encoded by the coding sequence GTGACACACGGTCCGTTCGTGACACACCACCTTGTGGTATCTGCGCAGCTCAACCATCATGGTACGCTCTTTGCGGGCAGTATGGCCCAGTGGCTTGTCGAGGCCTCGTTCATGTGCGCGGCAGAGCTTTTGGGTCCCGAGACGGTCTTCGTCAGGCTCCATGACATGGACTTTGCCTTGCCGGTGCATCCAGGAGAGACGGTTTGCTTCGAGTCCGTGCCCGTGTTAGCCGGAAGTTCGAGCCTGACGATCTACACACGTGCTCTCGTAGGCGCTCGTCGCTGTGCCGAGGGATTTCTCACGTTCGTGCATACGGATGAAAGGGGACGTCCCGCCGCACATGGCGTGAGCGTGAGCCCCGCATCCGAGCAGGAGCGTAAGCTGCGCCTGAGGGCGGAGGCGCTCAGGCGCAGGCCATCGCCGCTCACGGAAGCCAGCCCTCAATGA
- a CDS encoding cupin domain-containing protein gives MLIDFNAIRETVVPGMNDGEGVVGARMQVNDSGRFVLTRIPSGSSIGVHEQRTSDDINYVISGTGIAVCDGTRENLVPGVCHVCPTGSSHSIVNTGTDDLLLFTFVAAG, from the coding sequence ATGCTCATCGACTTCAATGCAATCAGGGAGACCGTCGTTCCCGGCATGAACGACGGCGAGGGTGTGGTCGGTGCCCGGATGCAGGTCAATGACAGCGGACGCTTCGTGCTGACACGCATCCCGTCAGGCTCGAGTATCGGCGTGCATGAGCAGAGGACGAGCGATGACATCAACTACGTGATCAGCGGTACGGGCATCGCGGTCTGCGACGGCACGAGGGAGAACCTTGTTCCGGGCGTGTGCCACGTCTGTCCTACGGGTTCGTCTCACTCCATCGTCAACACAGGTACGGATGACCTGTTGCTCTTCACGTTTGTAGCGGCAGGATAG
- a CDS encoding thioesterase family protein, translated as MIEAGTKGHIEAIVTSEMTARAIGSGELEVLATPKLAALIEEAAWRSVSGALDEGQTTVGTKLELSHLAPTPTGMQLSCDTTLASVDGKRLTFSFEAHDGEGRVAEGTHERFIVDSDRFFAKASERAKG; from the coding sequence ATGATTGAGGCAGGAACCAAAGGACACATCGAGGCAATTGTCACGAGCGAGATGACCGCCCGCGCCATCGGCAGCGGCGAGCTGGAAGTTCTGGCTACGCCCAAGCTCGCGGCACTCATCGAGGAGGCCGCGTGGAGGAGCGTCTCGGGCGCACTCGACGAGGGTCAGACGACGGTGGGAACCAAGCTGGAGCTAAGCCACCTGGCACCGACCCCCACAGGCATGCAGCTGAGCTGCGACACGACCCTCGCCTCGGTGGACGGAAAGAGGCTCACCTTCTCGTTTGAGGCCCATGATGGGGAAGGGCGCGTGGCCGAAGGCACCCACGAGCGCTTCATCGTGGACAGCGATCGCTTCTTTGCCAAGGCAAGCGAGCGCGCAAAGGGATAG
- a CDS encoding uracil-DNA glycosylase family protein → MATSRFDEVFEEIRTDEQNAEYTAAGIDPLYFAGPDARIMVVGQAPGRIAQDTHIVWNDKSGDRLRDWLGVDRDAFYDSGKLAIVPMDFYFPGKGRSGDLPPRKGFAEKWHPRLLELMPKIELTVLVGNYANRYYLGMRSKDKLTDIVRDYRSYLPKYFPLVHPSPRNQIWMKKNPWFEQDVLPELKARVSKLMG, encoded by the coding sequence GTGGCTACCAGCAGGTTTGACGAGGTGTTTGAAGAGATCAGGACTGATGAACAGAACGCCGAGTACACTGCGGCGGGTATAGACCCCCTCTACTTTGCCGGCCCTGACGCACGCATCATGGTCGTGGGACAGGCGCCTGGACGCATCGCCCAGGACACGCATATCGTCTGGAACGACAAGAGTGGGGATCGCCTGCGCGATTGGCTCGGCGTGGACCGCGACGCCTTCTATGACTCGGGCAAGCTTGCCATCGTGCCCATGGACTTCTACTTTCCCGGCAAGGGCAGGTCGGGTGACTTGCCCCCGCGCAAGGGCTTTGCCGAGAAGTGGCACCCACGTCTGTTGGAGCTCATGCCCAAGATCGAGCTCACTGTCCTGGTGGGCAACTACGCCAACCGCTACTACCTGGGAATGCGAAGCAAGGATAAGCTCACGGATATCGTGCGCGACTATAGGAGCTACCTGCCCAAGTACTTCCCACTCGTGCACCCCTCGCCCAGAAATCAGATCTGGATGAAGAAGAATCCCTGGTTCGAGCAAGACGTCCTGCCCGAGCTAAAGGCGCGCGTGAGCAAGCTCATGGGGTAG
- a CDS encoding LCP family protein yields the protein MAEERSQRPHKAGSLQHGSRFTRTRNGNSVSHRTHAPSMRRTLEPNSQAAAGKGPYGYNDPRRYTSVSDGQSAAEGLAQGLGRRIQSQVSSLRSQRAQRRSKTSRRWSAATDPDYGSPAVKSRPRRHHVGRTVLVVLMGLLTAAIVAYVIVLSPVDRKIAFSEGDRQALSAHLTPCTPVTPYYALLLGSDSRNDGEPARTDTIMLARIDPLADKVTLVSIPRDTKVELEGHGTQKINAAYAFGGVAGITSAVGSLTNVNISQVALIDFDGLTSLIDAIGGVTVTVPVDINDPDYTGLVMPAGVYEMDGNTAMLFSRVRHGFALGDYQRQANQRILIQAIVQKLRSNPTLMPAAADSLGSVLKTTYHCYDLIPVLARMAMQPPTIYSASIPSTTQRIRGVDYVIADGPATATLMQVVNAGEDPATVTNGLQEVDNTAARTSTGSGSGSRSGKRK from the coding sequence ATGGCGGAGGAACGTAGCCAGCGGCCGCACAAGGCGGGCAGCCTTCAGCATGGCAGTAGATTCACACGCACCCGCAACGGCAACAGCGTCAGCCACAGGACCCATGCCCCCTCCATGCGCCGCACCCTCGAGCCGAATTCTCAGGCGGCTGCAGGCAAGGGTCCCTACGGCTACAATGACCCCCGACGCTACACGAGTGTCAGCGACGGCCAAAGCGCGGCCGAAGGGCTGGCGCAAGGCTTGGGGCGCAGGATCCAAAGCCAGGTCAGCAGCCTGCGTAGCCAGCGCGCACAACGACGCAGCAAGACCTCTCGCAGGTGGTCCGCAGCCACAGACCCCGACTACGGCTCGCCCGCCGTCAAGTCAAGACCTCGGAGGCATCACGTCGGACGCACCGTCCTCGTCGTGCTCATGGGGCTCCTCACTGCGGCAATCGTGGCCTATGTCATCGTTCTCTCGCCGGTGGACCGCAAGATAGCCTTCAGCGAGGGTGACCGACAGGCGCTCTCGGCTCACCTCACGCCCTGTACCCCCGTGACACCCTACTATGCGCTCCTGCTCGGCTCGGACAGCCGCAACGATGGCGAACCGGCGAGAACCGACACCATCATGCTCGCTCGCATCGATCCCCTCGCAGACAAGGTGACCTTGGTCTCGATTCCACGCGACACCAAAGTCGAGCTGGAGGGCCACGGCACTCAGAAGATCAACGCTGCCTATGCTTTCGGTGGCGTCGCTGGCATCACCTCGGCCGTCGGCAGTCTCACGAACGTCAACATAAGCCAGGTTGCCCTCATCGACTTTGATGGGCTTACGTCACTTATCGACGCCATCGGCGGCGTCACCGTGACCGTACCCGTTGATATCAATGATCCTGACTACACGGGCCTTGTCATGCCGGCAGGCGTCTACGAGATGGACGGTAACACGGCAATGCTCTTCTCGCGCGTGCGTCATGGCTTTGCCCTGGGGGATTACCAGCGCCAGGCAAACCAGCGTATCCTCATCCAGGCCATCGTTCAGAAGCTGCGTTCAAACCCCACACTCATGCCTGCGGCCGCAGACTCGCTCGGCAGTGTGCTTAAGACCACCTACCACTGCTACGACCTGATCCCCGTACTCGCGCGTATGGCCATGCAGCCACCCACGATCTACTCGGCATCGATCCCCTCGACCACCCAAAGGATACGGGGCGTGGACTATGTCATTGCCGACGGCCCCGCGACCGCAACCCTCATGCAGGTCGTCAATGCCGGTGAGGACCCCGCCACGGTCACGAACGGCCTGCAAGAAGTTGACAATACGGCAGCAAGGACTTCGACAGGCTCCGGATCCGGCTCAAGGTCGGGCAAGCGCAAATAG
- a CDS encoding histidine phosphatase family protein, translating into MVKMLVLVRHGDAEGRGPAGDIGRRLTDEGRSALEAAYPEAFKPLRDATSLALWASPAIRAMQTAAVIADALGLGEDDINVRNSLYEQDQEEFLAELAQASEEIIVAVGHVPFMRHVAHYLAGLDGGFSKGEVRAIGFEGDGLTGGRVLWTVEP; encoded by the coding sequence ATGGTAAAGATGCTCGTGCTCGTTCGCCATGGCGATGCCGAGGGTAGGGGTCCTGCGGGCGACATCGGTCGCAGGCTTACCGATGAGGGGCGCTCAGCACTCGAGGCTGCCTACCCCGAGGCATTTAAGCCGCTCAGGGATGCCACGAGTTTGGCGCTCTGGGCAAGTCCTGCGATTCGAGCGATGCAGACCGCCGCTGTCATCGCCGATGCGCTGGGCCTTGGCGAGGATGACATCAACGTGCGCAACAGCCTCTATGAGCAGGATCAGGAGGAGTTTCTCGCCGAGCTTGCCCAGGCGAGCGAGGAGATCATCGTGGCAGTGGGGCATGTCCCCTTCATGAGGCATGTGGCCCACTACTTGGCCGGACTTGATGGGGGATTTTCGAAGGGCGAGGTCAGGGCCATAGGCTTCGAGGGTGATGGTCTTACGGGTGGGCGGGTGCTCTGGACCGTCGAGCCGTAG